ggcgaaatttaccattgtattttatattattgtagcagtttctcattaaacacggataaaacattttttttttaattgaaaccttgctagatcgatttctcgcccccgaaactcccggtatactaaatttcattaaaatcgttggagccgtttccgagattcaaattatatatatatatatatatatacaagaattgctcgtttaaagatataagataagatataaTAGTATTACACTTACAAGCCTATtattgtcaaagtcaaataaactttattcaatcaggCTTATATTATGCGCTTTTGaattgtaattatatatatttgtttttatactaaatctaccatatgttgGGAAAAAGTAGAGGTCGTGAgatgaacatacaagaaactcaacgggcattcttttaaatgaaatagagtattttacaatggctgtaatatacgaAAGAAATAAGTCTGTAAGTTGCTGAAtctaattttatacaaatgatttaagttttctttagtgttaagtccgccaatatttgtttttaaaaacaattcgacacgtgtttcgcctctacacgaggcaacctcaggacgtgttgtctcgccaaaatctggcacgagactgaatctcTCGAGAGAATGATCTCAGtagtcgaattgtttttaaaaacaaatattggcggaattaacactaaagaaaacttaaatattttgtataattatggatttccgcaaaataccgcctaattcaataaattttcttgaatctaatttttttatttctattatattgacacacttacacaaattatcttgccccaaactaggcacagcctgtactatgggatgcaagacaacgatatatttaatactatctacttacttaaacatacaaaaatacacataaacatccatgactcggaaacaaacatccatattcatcatatatatgaatgcacctaccgggattcgaatacgggacctctagcttagtagtcaaggtcactaaccattcggctatatgggtcgttaaATATATGTTTCGtgttcaaaagttattgagaaAAGCTTTTTGAACTTTTCATTTCTTTCCACTCCACCAAGATGAAGTCACGGTCACTGaattaaaattctgtttttttatatttttttattagttagcaataatttttcaatagaaataaaaggcattataattaattaacattatactaatgtataaaaaacataactttcttatttatatttatattataacaatataataaaattaagattgaatttttatattttcgtgtaaattttaatgggaggctcatttgcacaggatgccggctagatcatggtaccacaacggcgcctatttctgcagtgaagcagtaatgtgtaaacattattgtgtttcggtctgaaaggcgacgtagctagtgaaattactgggcaaatgagacttgatatcttatttctcaaggtgacaagcgcaattgtagtaccgctcagaattattgggtttttcaagaatcctgagcggcactgcattgtaatgggcagggcgtatcaattaccatcaactgaacgatctgctcgtctcgtcccatattatcattaaaaaatttagataCACACTCCTTAATGGTGCTCATAGAACATCTTGGTGGTCTCttctttttctcataaaaaaataaatatagtattgtAGGAGAGCAGGGGCTTTTTTACATATTAGACGGGGAAAATAGGCCACTGGTTAAAAGGTATTTAATTCCTCAAAATTgactcctttagaattatttatcatgccatttctaatatactaaatactactaccgcttcggaaacaaatggcgctctgagagagaagaagcggcgcaagaaactcttccagcattttttttgcgctcttttaatcacatatacaatattgtactgtcattgctattgctataaaacaatcataatctagtcccaggctgtcagatCACTTAATATTGAGCTAAGGAGTAGTAGggtttacgacagagctattttttaataaaacatttaaatttatttgtagataatgcctcaacagtggctgtattataaaagtgtttacatttacccttaaaactattatgttaATACCAGATACTGTCGCTAAGTAATCAACAATAATATTCTTTCTTCCAGATACGGTGTCTCAAGATGCCGCTCCAAATACGAAGGGCAGGCGTGGTCTCCTTCTTGAGGGAGAACCTATTGACGCTTCTGACCATCATTGGTGTTGTCGCTGGCACCTTGCTTGGCTGGGGCCTTCGGGCGACAGGCTACGAATGGACGAGACGAGAGGTCATGTACTTCCAGTACCCCGGAGAGCTGTTCCTGAGGATGCTGAAGTGTCTCATAGTTCCGCTGCTGGTGTCGTCCATTGTATCTGCGATAGGTTCGCTGGATCTTAGTCTTTCTGGCAAGTGAGTATGAGTTACTATGCAATTAATAACTGAAACATTAAACAACcacagactagtaaaaaagaaggactccgcgccgtcatatttgcaagtgaagcacctttatgctagtgtgtgtgcggtttcggggtatactagttacacaattttttctcccttaaataatcgtATATCCACAAagacttttatagtattgttttcaCACTTAAGCACAACGCaggacggcatttttaaaatattattaatatacgcaaactgatctgtcacagacgatgacaaatctcataatggcggccgatcggcttgtattagtgtaaatgTATGCGtgaggctatgtatttacacgtttaccggcttggtTTGGTGCCTTACTGTTATGTAttacggagtccttcttattttactcgtccgtgtaaaCAACGTGTCGATTTGATACAAAATTCTAACTACAATTAAACAACGTAACATAATGTTCGTATTTTGTTcgtatttacttataatataagggttatatttcaccgggacaccaatATGGCGAAACCAGTCGCCAGAGTTACTACTTAGTCTCcatttggttgcgcaaccaatttggtggaGCGACCGGCTCGGACGCATCATGACTCTGGCGTCTGTATGGTGTcaagtttggtagcttacggacaccaaTGTGGCGGAACCGGTCGCCActatcaacaatttttttttatgacagtaaattccgcttatggtaattgaaacgcacTGCCCATtgaaatgcagtgccactcaggattcttgaaaaacacaaaaattctgaatggcactacaattgcgctcgtcgccatgagacataagatgataagtctcatttgcccagtaatttcactagctacggcgcccttcagactgaaacacaataatgtttacacattactgtttcacggcagaaataggcgccgttgtggtactcataatcgaGCCAGCATCATAatcaaaggagcctgccaccaAATGTATACATCTCTATAGAGAGTTACACACCTGGTGTCCGATTGGTTGTGCAATTTGGTGGCGCAACCAGCTCGGAAGCGTCATGAGTCTGTATGGTGTCCGGTGTGCCACTGTGGAGTCTCAGTGTAATATAGCCCTAAGAAATTAGACGTGATTATAATAAagaagttaatatattttttttttattcagggTCGGTCTCCGAGCCATTATCTACTACATGACGACCACGGTATGCGCTGTGATGCTCGGTATCGCTCTCGTGACCACCATCAAGCCTGGCCGGAACTCGGAAGCGTTCAGCCAACCCGCCGGGACCAAACTTACTAAAGATGTACTTACGGCCGATACTATACTCGATTTAATAAGGTATGCCAGTGAATAGTATAGTAAAAAGTTATTAGAACTGACATGAGacattataaactttatttgtaacTTACACTCCAACAATCTGGTTGTATAAAGTACTGATAAACAATCATTCTTCTTAGGTTTTTCTATATGATACGACATGAGTAAAAAAAGCAGTTAGGTACCACCACTTTGAGTTCCTCTAATATGGCAAGAAGTGaagaaaaaaatacacgaaaagcAAGATAAATATGGAATTGCATAATGTTTTTCAATACATTAAACCATGctagaaatgtatttttatgcaaatttGCTTcacgtattttaaatttattttgttaaaaaaatttatttagctTATAACTGGTAagttttgaatatttgaaaaaaaatgtaaataaattacaaattaaaatgaacGCAATaggtaattattaaattaattaatttacataaattagcCTTAAAGATACATTAGattgaatttcaataatatctatgtatatgttaaaataataaaatagtcgTACCAACTCCGACAAACGTTAAAGCCGTTTTAAACAGATAAAGTATATCAAAACCATTGCatagtttctagaattaagatttattatcaAGTTACTTaactttttcttatttaaaatgttgaatgtaccaaattagaataaccaacctagaattagtaagtgcaaatcaattgttaatgttaacttgagttattgttggtacatctagaataaataaataaataactaatgaataaaaaaaaggttaaagATGCTATAAGAGCGCAAATCACGGGACTCGACATCATcttaattagaaaaaaaaatgtcagtaagtgatgtttttttttctaatcctATTTAAGAAGTTTTGGCTGCCACGTACTTTGCACCCGCAGGCTGTTTTCTTGAGTTCACTATTTCAGTAGGCAGAGATCCTGATGTACTAGATTTAAGCGTCTTTATTTTAACCaaggcaaattaaaaaaaatgtgttcgtGTAATCTTAACCCGCAATTGCAGAAAAGATCATTACTTTTTTGTACTCTTTGATTGATTCATTTGagctttttgtttttataacctCATATTTTGAACagcatttaataattttaccgaGAATTTTTTgtttaccaataaataaataacatgtgACATCAATGAAAGAAATCTTAGTAAAGGCTAACAAAAATAACCAGTAAAAGTAGTCGATTTGACCGCCAAACACCGACTCTACAAACCACTAGACTCCGAATATATTTGCAATGCAAATATATTCAGTCGACCAATGGAGGTGAGTTGGCGAAAGatactgaatgctcattggaCAGATAATCACATCACTGTTATTGTTCAGaaaataatcaaaacaaatctgttCACAGTATATTCCTAAAGCGGTATCTGAAATACAAGATATAGattcaccagtggaaggctcctatttttgccgtgaagcactaagcattactgtgtttcgttctaaagggcgccgtagctagtgaaattactgggcaaatgagacttaacatcttatgtctcaaggtttcgagcgcagttgtagtgccgctcagaatttttgggattttcattaatcttgagcggcactagatATATAGATATCTATGGGTTACAAGATGCGTTCAGCCAACTGGTACGTTCCAGTATTGGAGCTGCATAAAGTACTAGCGACGTGCGAAACCAAATGATAATTGTCTATTAGAGCGCGCACGTGAATCGAGCGCCGTGTGACAATTCCCGCGTCACTCTTCATCACTCCGCTATTAATACTGCGCCCTAGATACAGTGTTCATAGGGCTCGTACTCAACAAATCTAATATATCAACGCTGAAAAGTATTTTCGATAATAGGCATCACGTAACAGGGAAGTGATCTCCTTTTTtgccgaccatggcgaaagccgtactgacagtcgttgatcaactggtgaccttctaggtataccaagagctggtggtcaattatgctctccatgattttgcagggaggtaatagcaataggcctgtagtttgccggatccgaactgtctccttttttgattggattggatggacaagggctgacttccgtAACGTAGTCTACGTAGGACTACGCcatttgaataagagtgccggaataagcgcgttagcaccggcgtcaactcaggggtcacacgttctaagcacgattggagaaatgccatctaTCCCGCTCGaattcctgacgtccaacgaaaacaaagctcgccgaacagttttctgtccgAACTGTACTCTTGGGTttcaatatacaaaaaaaaaatacagaaatttaAGTTCTTTGTGTTATTAGGACCAACGTCTCTGGAGTTGGATTCTTAATCACGTTCATAGTCTATGGAAAAATACACTTGTAGATTCTCGACCCTAATTTGATTGTTCCTGTATCAAAGAGCAATGAATCATTGTATAACGCTGTCGTTAGGTGATTATTTTCTTCGTTGGCAGCTCAAGATCGCTGCAGGTCGGCTATTTGTTACCTCtaagtaaagttatttatttaaaggtaatTCGCCGACGAAAAGGAAACggaaattttcaatttattcgTATTAATGTGTTAGGTTCCGATGtcttatttgatttaatttaatctttttaCGTTAGTTTCAGGAGTACCTTAGAAGTCGAATTTTCATTTGACTGGACCCCGAACTGTTTATATCCTACACGtaccatttaaattaaaaatgtgttGTGGCTACttagtttataataaacaaaacggGAGAAATTTACTGGATAATGCAATATGGATAtgcaataattgtaaatataattgaaatattttggaAATACTTGTTTGTATAAATCTAATGTTTAAAGTTGGCTTATACTTTTTACACAGCTTttctttaaaaggcataaaaggcatttattttctcaaaatttagtcctttagaattatttttgatgtcacttccaaaaactactagatactactaccgcttcggaaacaaatggcgctgtgagagagaagaagcagcgcaagaaactctccctgcattctttttttgcgctcttttcaacaaaaatatacaatattgtacagtcatttctatcgcaaAGCAAAGTCTTTAGCCTCTCTATACCTTATAATACTAGTTTCGATTTATATCTGTGGCCCAAAGGCACACGTGGTTACTAAATAGCGGAAACATGACCTTAGTTAATGGAGTCTTCAATAGACGACCGCTTCTGTGTCTTATAATCTGTTAAGGACGTTCGTCTATCACTCTATGCTATAACTAGTGCTGACCGGGCAAACTGCTCATTGTATGAATCATTTCTACTGCGAATACATAGGTATTTCTAAGATAGTAGATAAAAAATCACCataaaccttctccgaaacccGCTCCATCTTATGGCATAGTATTATTcagatcggttcagtagttttcgcagcaTAACTGTAGGAAAAAACGACTCTCCCTTTATTAGCATAGATTAGTCACGCTATCTTCATTTTCATAACTATAAATGGTTGAGGATTAAAATTAACACTATTTATTGTGTActcaagttaaaaaaaaactccaacTTCAAATTCATTGCCTTTCTAGGTAaactttttcaaaaagtttaagGTTGACAGGACTGGAAAATGTAATTGTCATAATTATAGTCACAGTACACATGTGTCTACTGTGTTATAGTTAAATCtttacgaccgttcccaatattcagtctatctcttacttcacATAAAAATCggaactatcgttgacttttctgtcccaataaatttatcgacggtaattcaccttatccgtgcacgctctctgtcaatgggacgacgtatagcttaccaccGATATAAACGTTGTATGgatattgcaattcacgcgtcccaatataaggcgataagaatgacttatcggttatattgcgacagcttcagattattgacagctaattactgacagtaaaaggtagtaatttatctctatctgtagattgggaacggccgttagttaattcagtttagcgccatttattgtcTCGGAACTAATTTTTCTTGTAGATTGAATgtatatgaaaaatattgtaGATCCTTAAGAACTTGGTAAAGTtttgaaataattgtttttacagAAACGTATTTCCTGAAAACATAGTGCAGGCAACTATAGCATCATATCGAACCAGACTCGCCTACGATGTAAACGACACGAGGGCGATTAAAGGTAAGTATTGTTACTCGTATTGGTAAAAGTATGTTTGTCTTTTGAAgttattattaggacaggcaaagggttcaagcccatacagccgtattcattattaattaattgtcaaaggcatctttgcaagattttcacAACATTGTTCTTTCTAAGAACGTAGAATagaacgaggaataaatcattttaatgatttttgcttcgttaggccaaagaagtataactttcttgtgtgcatacataagttcacacacacttttttatttgtttcatcaaaaaataatcattcaaaCTAAAGAAACTTATTAGTAATTTGAATTGCATCagactttaaaataattcataatattatattaactatatttacaaaattacattaaattaaaactatcgatACGCGGGAGTatatcaagaatactggcagcatttccgcgttggatagcaaggctgacccgttgaccaaaatagctgccagggCTTGGGTTCCCATAGCCCTATTGATGCgcgtactttgtacattctcagTGCctttggcagtcgaagcagcagccccagcaccaactgccTTAACTTtaacatgagaaggagccagagttccacaccagcgcccttccccttGGCCAAACCACAAGGGTCATTCCATCAAgacgcttgccatcgcagcgggtataccatttggctctaaaacagctagtatattaaaagAGCGGCAAATGCATTATGGACTACTTcatttattgatttaatttaatcctATCAATTACATTTTGTTGCCTATTGGCTGTACTATAAATGTTAGGAAAAATGATAGGAATAAAAACACTGCGATGAGATTACacttgattttaatactatgagcgataacaaacaagacaagtacgtacattaccaatgaccattagcagagaacaggaagttaaagggctgacgtctatttgacattacatatgtcacactgagcacagacaaaataaacttttaggttGCGTTTACATTTAAGCAATAGCTTCAACAATAAACTGTTAGGAATCTGAAATTCCAAATCAAtgtattaaaactatatttagatttactagagcgacatctcaagtcaatttcctaatatgcaaatattggggttgataaggttatcaactgtaaagtagatcctgtagatgaagccacaacctgagagttgaactgagcaaacagaattttataacgaggcggtactcgaacggttagctcagttggttagagcaccggcacggaaagccggagatcgtgggttcgaatccggcatcgttcatacaattttgtttttcaaattttatttgtgtattaatcctagaagtgagggttatcactttaaaaaaaacaataacatattgtttcaaactatatttataaactTTGAAGACTTATTAAACACTTAAAACTCTACCTACCTTTTATAATACAAGCAATAATTATAACACACTAAGCTTTATTTGAGTTCTCGTGTAGTGAGTGGGTCACCGTTTAACATAAGCTCTTGCTCTTGAAAACTCTCTTGAGAGGCTTGAGACATGTAAAACACTTTTTCGTATGCACTACTTGAATTTTAACTGTGCACCTTTTTAAATTCAATCGATGATAAATTGATGCttacctatttttatatttctttgggTGAGATTTACTGAAAATCGTGTGTATTattctataattttaaaattttattaacatgctaacggatttttttttaatttgttctaGAAATTGCCTTGCATACCTTTCTagaacatgtttttttttttgttgtcttATCATTGAAATTGTTATATCTTTTCCAATTCATATAAATACGGCTTCGAACACCGTAGGTATAtcccacagaacagtttaaagagatctcTTTAAGCTGTTCTGTCGTAGATCCATTGAATAATTCTATAAAAGTTCAGTACAGATAGAAacgtttatatgatgaatattaatgtttgtttctcAGTCATAGATGTTGTAATAtgtttaactatatatattgtattaaatatatcgttgtcttacacCCATAGATGTTGTGATATGGTACAGGCTAAGGCTAATTTAGGGCAATTTGTGtacaagtgtgtcaatatttttgaaaaaaataaatgttataggACATAAATATGATAGGCCAATCATATATGGTATATGGTTATGTTAGAAAAAATGTATTTCGTATATTTTCAGGACATTTGGAGACGTACAAAATCGAAGGGGATTATCAGAAGGGCAGCAATGTTCTCGGTCTGGTCTGCTTTAGCATCGTGCTGGGAATCACACTTGGGAAGATGGGGGAGAAGAGCCGACCGCTGCAGAACTTCTTCCACACCCTCTCTGAAGCTATGATGATCATCACTGGATGGGTTATTTGGTATACTTAAATTGAGGCTGTCAGCGCAGAAACGGTTAAACCCACACTCTCCTCTTCTGTAAAAAATGCGCAATTAGTATAAGATTCAAAGGTTATTTGGAGTAACATTAGTTAACTGAGTAAATTTAAGGATTACATGATCAAACAAGGTTTGTCTATTTAGGagctttgtttatttttgtaaaaatatcttattgttttttttggaaGGGCTAAACAGTCCCAAAAGTACTACCTTCGTTTTCACACATTGGAGGCTTAGGAAATGCGCTAGAACAAATACAGCGACTACTATAGATTTAACGGAATTCAATGCTTCGTAAAAAGTCGATATGACAatatgacagaagtgaaaataAGTTCAAAGTGAGGTAAATAATTCAACCaaccacaaaataaagtgcacAGCGCGACTGAAGAAGTTTAACTTCAGATATTAtctataaaatgttttatcttTAAATTGAAAAGCGGTGCGATGGTTGATAGTTGAACAACACActttttcatatattatatatattttctttcgcAATGAGAACATAATTACTATGGTCTATTGAACTGTTTAGTGCTGCTTCGACATTCAAGTAGTGTGGGCACATACGGGCTGGCTCTAACAATACTAGAAATTCTAATCAAAATGTGAACCTGAACCTGggacataataaaaattcagtAGTAAAATTACAAGTTGTTCAAGTTAataattagataataatatcattataccacaatttaaattaaatgatgtTTATTAAAATGCTACGCCATCTAAAATTATCTTTTGGTCGGAATTATGTATAACGTTCTAGAgctaggttttttttatggaaatacggtacgagacgagcaggacgttcagctgatggtaattgatacaccctgcccattacaatgcagtgccactccggattcttgaaaagcccaaaattctgagcggcactctaattgcgctcgtcaccttgagacattagatgttaagtctcatttggccagtaatttcactagctacggcccttcagaccgaaacaaagtaattcttacacattactgcttcacggcagaaataggtgccgttgtggtacccataatctagccggcatactgtgcaaaggagactgcCACTGGTACGTGTTTACGTGGTACGTATTGTCTGGTTGGACGACAAATTTGCGAACTTTAGTTTAAACTTTACAAAACCGAGAATGGCATTGTTTTGGATATCTTCTTTATACGTTAATAATActtctttgtaaattatttattccttttaattttGTCGTGGGTTCCgccaaatctgcgctgactgcCTAAATTGCAAAATTGTCTAAAGCCCCGATCACAAATTGTATATCGATTTAAGTTGAAGTCCCTGCAGGAGTTGCATTTACTTGACTATCATGCTATTACTGTGTGATCACATCGAAGTGGCCAATATAATAACTCTACATTTAAGCCACCGTGAAGGagtaaaaaatagtaatttgcATCATCTTTAATTTCCAGATATAAATTGTCTGTTTATAGGAATTGAATTTTTGTAAGCGAACCACAGGCTGGTTATTTTAACCCACATCTATTTTGAAAGTAGTGTTGCCTGTTAAAAATCAAGTAGTGTTAATTAAATGAAGTTAATTCCAAGATATAAGATCTGCTTTAACCTACCGCTGGGAAGTAGACATTCATAACCATCCTAATTTACTGGGTAGGATAAATCTAgtagataaattttaataaagtcGAGTCTTTTACAATTCCTCCCCATGTAATGTAAAACTACGGCATAAATACCACGAACAAAATATAGCTACACTCTTTCTTCGGCTATCGGAAATGGTCGGCTAAAGTTTCATCCTatatgtatacttttttttatggaataggaggacaaaggagcgtacctgttgttaagtgatcaccgccgccctcaatctcttgcaacaccagaggaatcacaggagcgttgccggcctttaaggaaggtgtacgcgctttttttgaaggtacccatgtcgtatcgtcccggaaacaccgcacaaggaagttcattccacagatttgtagtacgtgaaagaaagctccttgaaaaccgcactgtggaggaccgccacacatccagatggtggggatgatatcctaacttgtggcgtgtcgtccgaaggtgaaattcggcagcaggaatcaggttaaagagcttttcggaacacgtgacaaatgcggtagaagacacacaaagaagcgacagctctacgcaacgccaagtgatccagccgttcacaaatcaaatcaaatcaaatcaaaatcagtttattcaagtaggtcacgaaaatgacacttatgaatgtcaaaagaaataaaatatttttcttattgaatctaccgcacAAAGCACGGGGTCCCTGACAATTGACCAATTATGGGATTATCATTGTATCTTTCCTTGCAGGCTATCGCCTTTGGGTGTGTTTTTCTTGGTCACAGCCAAGATAATGGAGATTGAATCGTTTTCGGAGTTGGTGGGAAGACTTGGAATGTATTTCATGACAGTTCTTCTGGGTCTGTTCCTACACGGTTTTGGCACGTTGAGCATATTGTTCGTGTTGGCGACGAAGAAATTGCCGTGTCGTTATATTGCAAAGATGGGACAAGTGATGGCAACAGCTTTTGGTACGGCGTCCAGGTAACTGTcaatttagatttataagagTGCGAAGAGCCCATTTTGTTTATTCagttaattcaattaaataacaGACTTATATATGcttatcttcttaatatatagaagttacgtgacacgttgtttgtccgcgatggactccctaactaatgaacggattttaatgcgagtggagtgcagtttagtccaacttgagagataggatagtttttatttcgatttgggacccataattatttttgtttccaatatttgttttgtatggacatattttctgtgagagaatttgttgacgcacggtttgtcagttctgctgtgaaacaatttcattataacaacaaggagcatatgttatgaaaaattattgacgaatacataaaaa
This DNA window, taken from Leptidea sinapis chromosome 25, ilLepSina1.1, whole genome shotgun sequence, encodes the following:
- the LOC126972171 gene encoding excitatory amino acid transporter 3, translating into MPLQIRRAGVVSFLRENLLTLLTIIGVVAGTLLGWGLRATGYEWTRREVMYFQYPGELFLRMLKCLIVPLLVSSIVSAIGSLDLSLSGKVGLRAIIYYMTTTVCAVMLGIALVTTIKPGRNSEAFSQPAGTKLTKDVLTADTILDLIRNVFPENIVQATIASYRTRLAYDVNDTRAIKGHLETYKIEGDYQKGSNVLGLVCFSIVLGITLGKMGEKSRPLQNFFHTLSEAMMIITGWVIWLSPLGVFFLVTAKIMEIESFSELVGRLGMYFMTVLLGLFLHGFGTLSILFVLATKKLPCRYIAKMGQVMATAFGTASSSATMPITIGCCDEMGLDPRITRFVIPIGATINMDGTALYEAVAAIFIAQLRKVEMSFGKIVAVSVTATAASIGAAGIPQAGLVTMVMVLDTVNLPAEDVSIILAVDWLLDRFRTTINVVCDALGAIIVASLSQADIEKTRQNNDKELATAHELSDLEKGEH